In Gemmatimonadaceae bacterium, the following are encoded in one genomic region:
- a CDS encoding NADH-quinone oxidoreductase subunit H has product MMPDIVMALIFITYSLVVLLSFGGLLTWVERKQAAVMSDRIGANRAYIRIPFTNIKLVWLGLFHGMADGLKMLLKENFKPTTHDAVGYFLAPFVVFAPVLLVFAVIPFGGAIDPGLLFPSLAAWFGGRIYTLQIAHLDAGLLIVFAFSGLTIIGAMLAGWSSENKFSLLGGLRAGSQMISYELVMGLTVMGLILLYGTVDLDAIVRQQSGIVLGVLPRWGIVLQPFAAILFLTAAIAENKRIPFDLPEAESELVAGYYTEYSAMKMGLFMFAEFIQIAIVGALFTTLFLGGYNLPFMGDTGFQFPGGHAIVLGHGTVLLLQIAGFLAKVMLMCVIQIQVRWSLPRFRYDQMLGLAWKLLLPLSLVNLCATAVIAWLVQGGRP; this is encoded by the coding sequence ATGATGCCCGACATCGTGATGGCGCTGATCTTCATCACCTACTCGCTGGTGGTGCTGCTCAGCTTCGGTGGGCTGCTCACCTGGGTGGAGCGGAAGCAGGCGGCGGTGATGTCCGACCGCATCGGCGCCAACCGGGCGTACATCCGCATCCCGTTCACCAACATCAAGCTGGTGTGGCTCGGCCTCTTCCACGGCATGGCCGACGGCCTGAAGATGCTGCTGAAGGAGAACTTCAAGCCGACCACGCACGACGCGGTGGGATACTTCCTGGCCCCGTTCGTGGTGTTCGCGCCGGTGCTGCTGGTGTTCGCGGTGATCCCGTTCGGCGGGGCGATCGATCCCGGGCTGCTCTTCCCGTCGCTGGCGGCCTGGTTCGGCGGCCGCATCTACACCCTGCAGATCGCGCACCTCGATGCCGGCCTGCTGATCGTGTTCGCGTTCAGCGGGCTGACGATCATCGGGGCGATGCTCGCCGGCTGGTCGTCGGAGAACAAGTTCTCGCTGCTGGGCGGGCTGCGGGCCGGCTCGCAGATGATCTCGTACGAGCTGGTGATGGGCCTGACCGTGATGGGGCTGATCCTGCTCTACGGCACCGTGGACCTGGATGCGATCGTCCGCCAGCAGTCGGGTATCGTGCTCGGCGTGCTGCCGCGCTGGGGGATCGTGCTGCAGCCGTTCGCGGCGATCCTGTTCCTGACGGCGGCGATCGCCGAGAACAAGCGCATCCCGTTCGACCTGCCCGAGGCCGAGTCGGAGCTCGTGGCCGGCTACTACACCGAGTACAGCGCCATGAAGATGGGGCTGTTCATGTTCGCGGAGTTCATTCAGATCGCGATCGTGGGGGCCCTGTTCACGACGCTGTTCCTGGGCGGCTACAACCTGCCGTTCATGGGTGACACCGGCTTCCAGTTCCCGGGCGGCCACGCGATCGTGCTCGGGCATGGCACGGTGCTGCTGCTGCAGATCGCGGGGTTCCTGGCGAAGGTGATGCTCATGTGCGTGATCCAGATCCAGGTGCGCTGGTCGCTGCCGCGTTTCCGCTACGACCAGATGCTGGGGCTGGCCTGGAAACTGCTGCTCCCGCTGTCGCTCGTGAACCTCTGCGCGACGGCGGTGATCGCGTGGCTGGTGCAGGGCGGGCGGCCATGA
- a CDS encoding (2Fe-2S)-binding protein, producing MEFFIDGVPMQAEDGQTVIQAARANGVDIPHFCWHPELSVPGNCRICMVEVEQEKGDPWFDIACNMPVTEGMRVLLHSEKIVRLRKQTMQFITLNHPVDCGICNKSGECTLQDFHYAHNGQASLSRDAKTHATKFFPLSDRIMLDNERCIMCTLCVRFTNEVSQSKALCAVNRGDHALIRPAEDANFDNDQYSDNVIDLCPVGALLSRQLLDHARVWYLQPTRSVCPGCERGCSIDIWHRKPEWALRALDPRLNTRIDRVTPHENPEVNGLWVCNKARDLAALFERPRATQATLGGAATDLATATASAARLIAAARHPVALVSSWGSNEELAAFATALAPHVQPFVKADHLPLPGEVVEDHLLIKPDKNPNRRAALALFPALPGTLAEAITPQTDLVLVWGEGFDGSAVPAGARVIRLDAYADPVQAQADVFIPVSIQTERSGHYTNFAGVVSPFTACFAPAAGIAHAEELFRAIGLALAPAVAGALTGPAA from the coding sequence ATGGAGTTCTTCATCGATGGCGTGCCGATGCAGGCGGAGGACGGGCAGACCGTCATCCAGGCCGCACGGGCGAACGGCGTGGACATCCCGCACTTCTGCTGGCATCCGGAGCTTTCGGTGCCCGGCAACTGCCGCATCTGCATGGTGGAAGTGGAACAGGAGAAGGGCGACCCCTGGTTCGACATCGCGTGCAACATGCCGGTGACCGAGGGCATGCGCGTGCTGCTGCACTCGGAGAAGATCGTCCGGCTGCGCAAGCAGACGATGCAGTTCATCACGCTGAACCATCCGGTGGACTGCGGCATCTGCAACAAGTCGGGGGAGTGCACGCTGCAGGACTTCCACTACGCGCACAACGGCCAGGCGTCGCTGTCGCGGGACGCGAAGACCCACGCCACCAAGTTCTTCCCGCTCTCGGACCGGATCATGCTGGACAACGAGCGCTGCATCATGTGCACGCTCTGCGTCCGGTTCACGAACGAGGTGTCGCAGTCGAAGGCACTCTGCGCCGTGAACCGGGGCGACCACGCCCTCATCCGGCCGGCCGAGGACGCGAACTTCGACAACGACCAGTACTCGGACAACGTCATCGACCTCTGTCCGGTGGGCGCGCTCCTCTCGCGGCAGCTGCTCGACCACGCGCGCGTCTGGTACCTGCAGCCCACGCGGTCGGTGTGCCCGGGCTGCGAGCGCGGGTGCAGCATCGACATCTGGCACCGCAAGCCGGAGTGGGCGCTGCGGGCGCTGGATCCGCGCCTCAACACCCGCATCGACCGCGTCACGCCGCACGAGAACCCCGAGGTGAACGGCCTCTGGGTCTGCAACAAGGCGCGCGACCTCGCGGCGCTGTTCGAGCGGCCGCGTGCCACGCAGGCGACGCTCGGCGGCGCCGCGACCGACCTCGCGACGGCCACCGCCAGCGCTGCGCGCCTCATCGCCGCGGCACGCCACCCGGTGGCGCTGGTGTCGAGCTGGGGCTCGAACGAGGAGCTGGCCGCCTTCGCGACCGCGCTGGCGCCGCATGTGCAGCCGTTCGTGAAGGCCGACCACCTGCCCCTGCCGGGTGAGGTGGTCGAGGACCACCTGCTGATCAAGCCGGACAAGAACCCCAACCGGCGTGCTGCGCTGGCGCTGTTTCCGGCGCTGCCCGGCACCCTGGCCGAGGCCATCACGCCGCAGACCGACCTCGTGCTCGTGTGGGGGGAGGGCTTCGACGGCAGCGCGGTGCCGGCTGGGGCACGGGTGATCCGCCTGGACGCCTACGCCGATCCGGTGCAGGCACAGGCCGACGTCTTCATCCCCGTCAGCATCCAGACCGAGCGGAGCGGGCACTACACGAACTTCGCCGGGGTCGTGTCGCCGTTCACCGCCTGCTTCGCGCCCGCCGCGGGCATCGCGCATGCCGAGGAGCTGTTCCGGGCCATCGGGCTGGCGCTGGCACCGGCGGTGGCTGGCGCACTCACCGGGCCGGCGGCATGA
- the nuoF gene encoding NADH-quinone oxidoreductase subunit NuoF: MSGTKFFMNFPVTETSHLLDAYTARGGYQALAKALQMQPADVTKEVSAGGILGHGGAAFPAGRKWGVVKLNDGEPHYVCMNADEGEPGTFKDRWLLEHVPHMCLEGLIIGSFALMGRHAFIYIRGEFDLPYRRMAAAIEEAYANNLLGENILGSGYSCDVVLYRGAGSYVCGEASAMLASLEGKKGWPRNRPPRLTVKGLYQKPTVVNNVETLANIPVIIGRGAAEFKKVGTPKSPGTQMISISGHIARPGVYEVEYGYSWEKFIYEDCGGMQDGAALKCIIPGGVSTKLLSAKELEGLTLDHISAVAGGSQLGSGGMMAIAEATCMVRVAQVIQRFYHHESCGQCTPCREGMGWMERILDRIVAGHGRMEDIERLYEIGEANDGTTICSLGDSAGYANTAILDHYREEFEYYITNGRSMYDGRLTVSDPFASALAGAGARG, encoded by the coding sequence CTGTCGGGCACGAAGTTCTTCATGAACTTCCCCGTGACAGAGACCTCGCACCTGCTGGACGCCTACACGGCGCGCGGCGGCTACCAGGCCCTGGCCAAGGCGCTGCAGATGCAGCCTGCCGACGTCACGAAGGAAGTGTCAGCTGGCGGCATCCTCGGTCACGGTGGCGCCGCATTCCCGGCGGGACGGAAGTGGGGTGTGGTGAAGCTGAACGACGGCGAGCCGCACTACGTCTGCATGAATGCCGACGAAGGGGAGCCCGGCACGTTCAAGGACCGGTGGCTGCTGGAGCATGTGCCGCACATGTGCCTGGAGGGGCTGATCATCGGCTCGTTCGCGCTGATGGGGCGCCACGCCTTCATCTACATCCGCGGCGAGTTCGACCTGCCGTACCGGCGCATGGCCGCCGCCATCGAGGAGGCGTACGCGAACAACCTGCTCGGCGAGAACATCCTCGGCAGCGGGTACTCGTGCGACGTGGTGCTGTACCGCGGCGCGGGCTCGTACGTCTGCGGCGAGGCGTCAGCGATGCTGGCGTCACTGGAAGGGAAGAAGGGCTGGCCACGCAACCGGCCGCCCCGCCTGACGGTGAAGGGCCTGTACCAGAAGCCGACGGTGGTGAACAACGTCGAGACGCTGGCGAACATCCCGGTGATCATCGGGCGTGGCGCCGCCGAGTTCAAGAAGGTGGGCACACCGAAAAGTCCGGGCACGCAGATGATCTCGATCTCCGGCCACATCGCGCGGCCCGGTGTGTACGAGGTGGAGTACGGCTACTCGTGGGAGAAGTTCATCTACGAGGATTGCGGGGGCATGCAGGACGGTGCGGCGCTCAAGTGCATCATCCCCGGCGGCGTCTCGACGAAGCTGCTGTCGGCGAAGGAGCTCGAGGGGCTGACGCTGGACCACATCTCCGCCGTCGCCGGTGGCTCGCAGCTCGGGTCGGGTGGCATGATGGCCATCGCCGAGGCCACCTGCATGGTGCGCGTGGCGCAGGTGATCCAGCGCTTCTATCATCACGAGTCGTGCGGCCAGTGCACGCCATGCCGCGAGGGCATGGGGTGGATGGAGCGCATCCTCGACCGCATCGTGGCCGGTCATGGCCGCATGGAAGACATCGAGCGCCTCTATGAGATCGGCGAGGCGAACGACGGCACCACCATCTGCAGCCTCGGCGACTCCGCCGGCTACGCGAACACCGCGATCCTCGACCACTATCGCGAGGAGTTCGAGTACTACATCACGAACGGACGCTCGATGTACGATGGTCGCCTGACGGTGTCTGACCCGTTCGCCAGCGCGCTCGCGGGCGCAGGAGCGCGCGGCTGA